Proteins encoded together in one Chrysemys picta bellii isolate R12L10 chromosome 22, ASM1138683v2, whole genome shotgun sequence window:
- the NXPH4 gene encoding neurexophilin-4, protein MKLQRWLPAIFSHWLLLKVVCVEGHMTKTLGYLELGTSGLLKTLPSGALKPPPLPPARLFSGEPSKAKAGALSPWAWPRNQTGAEPPGQRVQRKPSLKTGRARKIFGWGDFYFNIKTLKFSLLVTGKIVDHVNGTFSVYFRHNSSSLGNVSVSIVPPGKVVEFDVLGPPPASELQQATLPEAKESRAFNCHVEYEKTNRARKNKPCLYDPAKVCFTEHTQSHAAWLCAKPFKVICIFVSFCSFDYKLVQKVCPDYNFQHDRPYFG, encoded by the coding sequence gtGGTCTGCGTGGAGGGCCACATGACCAAAACCCTGGGCTACCTAGAGCTGGGCACTTCAGGGCTCCTCAAGACCCTCCCGTCCGGCGCCTTGAAgcctccgcccctgcccccggcccggCTGTTCTCCGGGGAGCCCTCGAAGGCCAAGGCCGGCGCCCTGAGCCCCTGGGCCTGGCCTAGGAACCAGACGGGTGCCGAGCCCCCGGGCCAGCGGGTCCAGCGCAAGCCCTCGCTCAAGACGGGCCGGGCCCGGAAGATCTTCGGCTGGGGCGACTTCTACTTCAACATCAAGACGCTCAAGTTTAGCCTGCTGGTGACGGGCAAGATCGTGGACCACGTCAACGGCACCTTCAGCGTCTACTTCCGGCACAACTCCTCCAGCCTAGGCAACGTCTCCGTCAGCATCGTGCCCCCGGGCAAGGTGGTGGAGTTCGACGTGCTGGGGCCCCCGCCGGCCTCCGAGCTCCAGCAGGCCACCCTGCCCGAGGCCAAGGAGTCCAGGGCCTTCAACTGCCACGTGGAGTACGAGAAGACCAACCGGGCCCGGAAGAACAAGCCCTGCCTCTACGACCCGGCCAAGGTGTGCTTCACCGAGCACACCCAGAGCCACGCCGCCTGGCTGTGCGCCAAGCCCTTCAAAGTCATCTGCATCTTCGTCTCCTTCTGCAGCTTTGACTACAAGCTGGTGCAGAAGGTCTGCCCCGATTACAACTTCCAGCACGACCGCCCCTACTTCGGctga